In Ochotona princeps isolate mOchPri1 chromosome 22, mOchPri1.hap1, whole genome shotgun sequence, the following are encoded in one genomic region:
- the PAX1 gene encoding paired box protein Pax-1: MKFTLGLGSRAWRVSWERTAAAGPGVERVCSPRPGRRGSRLSRALPLCLSLGGGARALPDCAGPSSRRSGARLLAAPRVMEQTYGEVNQLGGVFVNGRPLPNAIRLRIVELAQLGIRPCDISRQLRVSHGCVSKILARYNETGSILPGAIGGSKPRVTTPNVVKHIRDYKQGDPGIFAWEIRDRLLADGVCDKYNVPSVSSISRILRNKIGSLAQPGPYEAGKQPPPQPALPYNHIYQYPYPSPVSPTGAKMGSHPGVPGTASHVSIPRSWPSAHSVSNILGIRTFMEQTGALVGSEGTAYSPKMEDWAGVSRTAFPATPAVNGLEKPALEADIKYTQSASGLSAVSGFLPACAYPASNQHSVYGAPGGGGGGGYLAPGPPWPPAQGPSLASPSASVTVHSGGGELAAAMTFKHPSREVADRKPPSPGGKAADTLSSLHGLPIPASTT, translated from the exons ATGAAGTTCACCCTGGGCCTGGGGTCGCGGGCGTGGAGAGTGTCCTGGGAGCGGACGGCGGCGGCAGGCCCCGGGGTAGAGCGGGTCTGCAGCCCGCGGCCGGGCCGCCGCGGCTCTCGGCTCTCTCGCGCGCTCCCTCTATGCCTCTCCCTCGGCGGCGGCGCCCGAGCTCTCCCGgattgcgccgggcccagctccCGCCGCTCCGGCgccaggctgctggctgccccGCGCGTTATGG AGCAGACATATGGCGAGGTGAACCAACTGGGAGGCGTGTTTGTCAACGGCCGCCCCCTGCCCAACGCTATCCGCTTGCGTATTGTGGAGCTGGCGCAGCTGGGCATCCGACCCTGTGACATCAGCCGGCAACTCCGCGTCTCCCACGGCTGCGTGAGCAAGATCCTGGCGCGCTACAACGAAACGGGGTCCATCCTACCCGGCGCCATCGGCGGCAGCAAACCTCGCGTCACCACACCCAACGTGGTCAAACACATCCgggactacaagcagggagatcCCGGCATCTTTGCCTGGGAGATTCGAGACCGGCTGCTGGCCGACGGCGTCTGCGACAAGTATAACGTGCCTTCCGTGAGTTCCATCAGCCGAATCCTTCGCAACAAGATTGGCAGCCTGGCGCAGCCCGGGCCCTACGAGGCCGGCAAGCAGCCGCCACCGCAGCCCGCGCTGCCCTACAACCATATCTACCAGTACCCTTACCCTAGCCCCGTATCGCCCACGGGTGCCAAGATGGGCAGCCACCCTGGGGTTCCGGGCACGGCAAGCCACGTCAGTATCCCGCGGTCCTGGCCCTCGGCGCACTCGGTCAGCAATATCCTGGGTATCCGCACATTCATGGAGCAAACAG GGGCCCTGGTCGGGAGCGAAGGTACCGCCTACTCCCCCAAGATGGAAGACTGGGCCGGCGTGAGTCGCACAGCTTTCCCCGCTACGCCCGCAGTGAACGGGCTGGAGAAACCCGCCTTAGAGGCGGACATTAAATACACGCAG TCGGCCTCCGGGCTTTCGGCGGTGAGCGGCTTCCTCCCGGCCTGCGCCTACCCGGCCTCTAACCAGCACAGCGTGTATGGTGCAcccggtggtggtggtggcggcggctaCCTCGCCCCGGGTCCTCCTTGGCCTCCGGCGCAGGGCCCCTCACTGGCAAGCCCCTCGGCCAGCGTCACGGTGCACAGCGGTGGCGGGGAATTGGCTGCGGCGATGACCTTCAAGCATCCCAGCAGAGAAG TGGCCGATCGGAAGCCCCCGAGCCCCGGCGGCAAGGCAGCGGATACCCTCAGTAGCTTACACGGACTGCCCATCCCTGCTTCCACTACCTAG